In the genome of Neovison vison isolate M4711 chromosome 4, ASM_NN_V1, whole genome shotgun sequence, the window cttattgTAGGTTTTCCATTATTCAGGTCCCACTATAAATGCTTTAAGGGAAAATAATCAATTTCCCAGACTCCAAGGCAATGCCAGGTCTGCTACGATTACAAAGGCCAGGTTTAACCTTGaaagttcttattttaatttctagtaGGCAAATATTGCCCTCTAGGAATTCATTCTCTTTCACCTTtgaatattatcatttattgcaCTTAAAGGTGCACCTGAGAAAGAAGCAATTTaattagaaagagagaagaaggaaggaaatgtccTTACTCAAGCCAtcaacacattttgaaaaaaaatgacaagataaaatattaagtaagCATTGACCAATTTAAGCAtatttaaattctataaaattaaaagtcACCCACTAGTCACTGGATAGATAAATCAACTTTTCAATCAAAGTGACTTATTTTACAGATGCATTCTCTGTCTCTATAAATATTCCCATCATTTAAACATTTCACTAAATCCTCCTTCCATAAAGAACTATGAAGgttggtcagaaaaaaaaaaaatgtgacaatattctcttttttaccttcaaacaacataattttttttctctaatagaCTGTATCAAGGAGAACACTTTTTGGCTGCTAGTAACAGGAAACTGTATTTAAATCTGTGCCTAAATCATAAGAATGTATATTACCTCACTCAACCAGTTGTCTGGAGGTAGATGGTTCCAAGATTCTTTCAGGGGCTTCTCAATACCAAGACCTGGACACTTCCCATACTCCCATGCCATCCTCCTTAGCATGCTGGTTTTTATTCCCATGCCTATTGCCTCACTGTTGCAAAATGGCTGCTGAAATACCAGACATCACACCCTCATGCTATATTTAAATGTAAGAATCAAGGGTATAGCAAAAGATAGTCTTCTCTCAGAAGGCTCTGTCCTTTATCCAGGGAAGAAACAATTCCAGAAGTCTTCCATATGGCCCCAGAACTGGATCTATGGGTATGCCTAATTACAAGGGAAGCTGTGGAAGTATCTCCTTTTTAAGCCTTCCTCCTTGATCCAGTGGCTTCATCTGTGATGGGATAGCACTAGAATGGATTGTCCTGTCCTCCCCTCCCAGGGGGTGGCCTGCATCTGTTCCAGTCCTCATGCTCTGAAAGTTTACTCTCTAAAACTAATCACAATAAATGTGTGAAGTTGCCTCACTTTCAAATATGCACTGCTGTGCCTATCACTTAAAAATCCAAGAATGTTAAATTAAGAATTAATGATATAAAGTATTCCTATTTTATCCTAGTTCAGGCATTGAAATACTCtataaaaatttctttccattAATTCTACGTTGTAAGTTATTTGAAGTAGTCATCATGCCTTTCCCTATTTTTATGCTTTATAAAGTCCTCAGAACAAAGATGCTCAGATGTCAGTTGCTCTATACACACTCCTTCAGAGGAGTTACTCAGGACCTGAAGGAACATGAAAATAgggctttgaaaaggaagaacagggacgcctgggtggctcagtgggttaaagcctctgcctttggctcaagtcatgatcctagggtcctgagatcaagccccacatcaggctctctgctcagcggcgagcctgcttcctcctctctctctgcctgcctctctgcctacttgtggtctctctctgtcaaataaataaataaaatcttaaaaaaaaaaaaaaagggatgaacATCCTGGAAGATAAAGCAGGTCGCACCTCTGCTTTCATTAGCGGAAAGACCTATGCCAATGTTTTTCTGCCCAACCAATAAAAAGTACACAGACGTTCCCAGGAGCAAAAAGCCCCCTGAAGCCTTGTAGAAATCCACTGGCTCACTTCCTGTAGCGGCTCAAGGCTGGATCTGTACTCCCCAGGTGGAGTGTCTGTCCATTGGACTTCCGGACCTGAGGGAAGGAAATTCACATCCTCACTTGGTCGTTTTAAGAGCCCAAGATTGACAGGGTGCGATTCCGGGCGCTAGTGAAGACCGTGGGAGCTGGATCAGACCGCCTGGGTTCAAAGCCGGCTCTGCTACAGCCGCGCAACTCTCAACAACCCTTTTGCTTTCAGCTCTAGGGTCTCCTCGCCTGTCAAGTGAGGAAAATAATAGCACCTGCGTCCTAGGGCTCCTGTGAGAACCAAACGAGTCAGCCCCCCAGAAAACGCTGGAAACAGCGCCTTGTTAACAGCTTGTTAAACCGAGAACTTGTTAACATTACGGCTTTCAACCAAGAGTGCCTGCAACTCGGCAACATTTTGCCCGGGTATGAAACAGCTCCTGGGAATTACAAACCGGAATCCTGGGAGCTGAGTGGCCATGGTTAGGGACCGGAgaggaagggggggaaaaagaactcagggcaggggcagagggacagctgGGGCGACATTTACATTTACGCAGCGGAACCCACCTACGGACACACGCGGTCTCTCGGTCTACGATCTCTTCTAGCGTTTCTTCTTTGAGGAGCCCGGCCGGCGAGCGGCGCCGCGCGGCGTTTCTCCAATCAGACACCCCAGGCCGGCGTCACGTACGCGACCCGATCCAATCTCGTCTCCTGGAGGGCGGGAACGCCAAGTTCCTACCTGCACCTGTGGCAGCTGTGGCCGCCTCCTCGGttgtttgttgttggttttttttttttttttcctttttcccctctgaCCCCGGAGTTCTGGTTTCTCGAATCACTTGGCGAATAACCAGCAGGTGGACAGATAGAGGTCTTTTCCCGTGCAGAGGACCGACGTGTAAGCAGGACCAATGCACCAGAGCGAGCAGCCGATCTCCCCGCGGCTGCCCGGCCGCGCTAGCAGGGAAGAGGGACGCGCGGGAGAATGACAGGCGTACTAACCCGGAGAGCCTGCGTGGTCCTTCACCTGGGACAGTGAGCCTGGCACCTGCTTGCCGGGCGCCCTCCGGCTGGAGCCGAACGCGCCGCGGGCCCAGAACTGCCGCCACCACTGCGGCGGGCCGAAGTCGGAGGCGCCCGGGAagaccaccaccagcagcagcagcagcagcagcaatcgGCTTCGCTGGACTGCAGAGATTTCGGCTGACACACCTTCCAGAAAGAAGCCCGACCTCCCCAAGACTGCGCGGGAGGGACCCTGCGCCGGGCTTCCAAGTTGTCCCAAGAGCACTCCCTCCGTTCTCTTGGAGGTGAGGGCGACTTGGAGTCGTGGGATCCTGGGAAGCCCGAACAGGTGAGCGATTAGGGTGATTTTGCGTCCGCCAAGACAGAGCCCATTCCGGGGTGTCAACCTGGGGTGCTCCCCTCAGCTCCTGGGGAGAAATTGCGAGCCGCAACTTTCCGCGTACATTTCTGTAATTTGCAGTCTTTTCCTTGCGTAATTAGTGCAAAGCGTTTCCGCGCACACAGTTGGTCGTGGAAAAGAGAATGTAGAATGGAAGACCGAAGACAGCCATCAggacaccccaccaccaccaccaatgaATAACTTGGGGGTGCTTCTCCGATCTGTACAATAGAGGGAGCAGGATGTTTGCAAACCCAAGTGCAAACCGTGCCGGGAAGGGGGGGCGAGGAAGGAGTGGGTGCCTTTTTACTGGAAGAACTTTAGGCGGTTTTATCTTCTATTGTTTTCAAGTCGCACCCCGAGTGTGTCCTCGGGGCGTCCTGGGGAGGAGCCGGGGCCCAGGTCTCTGCCTCGGAGGCTGCCGCGCCGCCTCGCGTAGGCGCTCAAACTTTCCCAGCGGTTCCGGGAGCCCAGCGTCCAACAACAAACACCGCTAAACTTTCGCTCCCCCGCGCGCGGGCAAACCCGGGAGCGCCTGGCGCGTGGGATGGGAAGGAGCCCTGGAGAAACCTGGAAATGCTCCGCGGCACCAGCGAATCCCGCGCATTTGTGGAGTTAATGCGTGTAGACCCAGCACAGAAGTGCTCGCCGTATTCTCGCTGCCCATGCCAGCACCTTCAGTAACAATAAGCAGCCTTTTCGCTCCGCAGTGCGCTGTTTTTAAAGCTGGGGAGAAGCACAACTGTTTGGAGTTCCCGGTTGCGCACAGCAAGTTTTTCTCTGGAGGGAGGAACTGCGggaggaaaacacacacaaacacacacacacacacacacacacagagcaatttTTAATTTGTAACTAAAAATCTCAAAAGTGGGGTTGCCTGGTACAAATAGGCTCGGCgcatattttaataaagaactAAGAGACGAGGACGTTTGCCGCTTGGCCTCATCTCAACCATCCGCTGGGGGTGGCTTCCAAGAGACGTAAGATTGGTCTCTGGGGAATAAAAGGAAGCGTGGGATGGCGGTTTTCAAGGGAAGTTAAGTCTAGACATGCTTCTCTGAAAGCGACAAGGCAGAAGTTCTgtcaaaaaaagaatttaagagaaaCACAACACCGTGAGCTTGCCCCCTCGCTCTTATTGGCATCTCAGTTCCCCCTGAAAAACCACATTGAAAAAGATCCTGTGACAGAAGTCTATGGGGAAAAAAGCGTCTGAGGGAAATTTCGGAACTGTTGACGGGTCTGATATTCAGTGCTCACCTATAGCGGAGATGCGCTCGCTCCCGGGCGCCCTCCTCCCAGGTGCTCATCCAAGAGGAGGCCCCTCTGGGCCAAGTGGGTCACCTTTGGGCATCCCTCTACAGTCAGACAAGGTGACAGGACAAGGCCAGCTTCCCTCTCGAGCTGGATTCATTCAGAGGCCCGGGAACCTGGGGCGCCCCGAGAGCGCGGACCACCGCACCCGCCCGGGAGGCCAGACCAGGAATGAGAGGGGGGCGTGCCAAGCTGTCTGGAGACCAGACGGTGGCGCTCTGGAGGCCACCCGTCCGCCTTCACCCTCGAGGGTGCAGCGAGACACTGGGAGGGTGGCGCAGCTCCGGGTGCTCGGCTTCGGGATCTCGGAGCCCCGCAGGTCGCCtgcggggcggggcgcgcggaGGAAGTGCGGCTGGGGGCACGTGACTTAGACAAACCCCGTAACCGAGTTCTGTTTGCTTCCCCCTGCACAGGCCGCTGCCTAGGCTCCCACCCGGGAGACCGCCAGCCCCACCCGGAGAGCGGGCCCTTCCCCACCCACCGCACCCCGCGCCCCTCGGCCGGGTGGCCATGGCCGACAGCGGCGGCACGGGCAGCTCGGGGCCCTGGTGGAAATCGCTGACCAACAGcaggaagaaaagcaaggaagcaGTGGTGGGGACGCAGCCTCCCACGCAAGCTGCCCCGGGGGAGCCCGTGCCGCCCGCACCGCCCAGCCCCGACTGGACTAGCAGCTCCCGGGAGAATCAGCACCCCAATCTCCTCGGGGGGGCTGGCGACCCCCACAAGCCAGACAAGCTGTGCGGGGAGAAATCGGGCAGCAGCCGCCGCAATTTGAAGATCTCGCGCTCGGGCCGctttaaagagaagagaaaagtgcGCGCTACTCTGCTCCCCGAAGGAGTCAGGTCCCCGGAGGAGGCGGGCTTCCCGGGTGACCCGCAGGAGGACACGCAGTAGTCAGAGCGCTTCCGGGACTGTGTCTCTTCCCACCACTCCTCCCTACCCCCAGTTCTAAACCCCAGAGTTCTGGCTCACCCTAGTACCTGGTGTCTCATCCTGCCAACTTCAGAGTATTTCAAACAAGGCCTCCccgattttctttttcctggaaatcGACCGAGTTGTCAATATTTCATGACTCAAGGAGGCACTGAGTATTTCTCTGTGGTAAGAGAAGATACCTGCTACAGAGGAAGttggtataattattttttcccaaaagttCTCCAGTGACCTCCACCCCTTGGGCCACCTGGGGAGTGAGAAGGGTACTTCTCTGAGTTCGCAGCCCAACAGGGACTGCACAGCCCCTCAGAGGAGGAAGCCGGAAGCCCTGCTCTGATTCAGGACTTGCTGTTGGAAAGCAAATTAACGCCAGAGAAATGCACTTTAGATGTACTTCTTAGATGTACTTCggtagacacagaccttacacgAAAGAGGGCAGGAAACCTTAGATAGAAGCATTTTAAGTAAGACAAGATTGCTTTTAATGTGGAACTACAAAACTGTACTGCCTATTTTAGTGTGGACTATTAAAATTGTTACA includes:
- the PRR15 gene encoding proline-rich protein 15 — protein: MADSGGTGSSGPWWKSLTNSRKKSKEAVVGTQPPTQAAPGEPVPPAPPSPDWTSSSRENQHPNLLGGAGDPHKPDKLCGEKSGSSRRNLKISRSGRFKEKRKVRATLLPEGVRSPEEAGFPGDPQEDTQ